TCCTTCCATTTCTTTCCCTCCGAAAATTGTTTATTAAAGCTTGGAAAAATGTATCTTAGGAGAAACAGAGTCCTCTTGTCTTTTCCACGAACCACCAGCAGTTTGATAGAAACTAAAAGTCGAAGATTACTTAAGACATTGTCGTGAACAAACACGAATCAAACTCgaagaaattaaaaacatttagagAAAAAACTCGATTGAAACAAATTCCTTATAATTcgttagacatgtattatacaGCTTCCAAAATCTGAAGACTCGTTACAcctttatactaaaataaaatgcaaCTTCTGTCCACGACCACACGAATACTTTCTTCAAACTAAAACAACATTACAAAGTAAAACCGGAAAGCCAAATTAAACCGGAAAGAATAACCGGTTAAAGAATCACAAATGTGAACCCGAGGATGAGCCATCAGCGCTGCTAACATCCCAATTATGTTTCTTCTTGTGCTCGAACTTCTGAAAGCATGTCAATGGCtttatctgataaaaaaaaacatgtggaAGAAGAAACACATTAGAGAGACAAATAAAACATAATCCACAAGCCCAAAATCTCATTGATCAGTgtgcaaagagagagagagaccctCCATTGTCGCTTGTGGCCCATATGGTGAAGAATGGACTCAAGCCGTTTAATGATCGCTCTGAAAGTCGGTCGCTTGGCCGGTTTATCTAACCAGCATTCTTCTATCAACCTAtgatataccaaaaaaaaaaaacggtttgAACCTAACCGATTAATGACATGGACAAAACCAATCAATTGATGCAAGACTGTTTTctttagagaaaaagaaagaaagagactcACGATTTAAGTCCATGAGGGTAATGCTTAGATGGAGCTTTGAAAGATGGACGCTCTTTGCATGCATAAGCTTCTGAAGCTTCACTGTCTTCCTTTTCCGCAAAGGGTATTCTTCCTTCGATCATCTAAAACATTAAGACACTGAAACGAGTCAAAGCAGAACATTTGCCTATGGTCCCAAAAAATTAGTGGTCACTATGTATTATTATCATTCGGTCCGGTGGACCCTGACCGGTCATTttaagtttgagtaatagaatagtttttcgttgtaaaaaaaaagttctccGGATCAACTCTGAGTCAACAAACAAAGAGAGTAAACGAAGTGTCCTTACCTCTTGAACTATCAATGCAAAGGAGAAAACATCAGCCTTGGTGTCGTATTCATCGCTGGTGAAAACCTCGGGAGCAATATATCGACCTACAATTAGTGAGTTATAACGGGATTCATTAATCAAGACTCTTGATCAAGAACGAAAGCTCCCAAATATAGAAAAAGCTTACAAGAAGTGTCTAGAAATGTCAAAGGCTTGTCTTCTTTAACAGTAACAAGCTTGCTTACTGCAAAGTCTGCAACTTTCAGATGCCCTGTATCATCCCGCAGTATGTTTCtgcaaatattatttttaccatTGTCAGAAAATTAAAGAGCTTCTTGATACTAACTGCACATATAAGAGACGACCAAAAAACACGCTGATATTGACAATGCGAACTCACGAAGGTTCAAGATCTCGGTGGATGATAGGGTCTCCTTTGATCTCATGTAGATAGTTCATTCCCCTAAAAGATATTTGAACATGTAAGAATTACAAACAAAtctaataaatgtttttatgaACTAAACAAAGAACAggcatctatactattaaaaagaaaCACTGTTTTGAAAGCACATTATATTACAGATTATGTCATTatggtttaataaattatatgtagAAAACTTACAAGTATATAAGCCatatactaaataaaaatttctattaaatagaattttgtaaaccaaaaataaacccacggatcaaaatctaggaACATAGCTTTAAAAAATGCATACCTTGCAATATCAAGGGCGTATCTAACAGCGGTAGCTGGTGTAAATAGTAATGTATCATGTTTCTCGTCTCTAGTGACCATTGGCAGTGTATATATAACCAAGTTTTAATGAATTTAGATTAGCATGTTGGCTCGACAGTGACCAAAATTTGGCTCCACatgtaatatatattcacaGGCTTATGCTCCATGTACAGGATTCTAGAAATCATCTATACCCACGCCTTTTGGATGCGTCTGAAACACATGCTTTGTTGGGGGTATACAACTTGATTATGAGCTCTTTTTATTATGTTTGCTTCACATTTGATGAGAAAAAATAGAAACCTtgagtataatatatatatatatataattatctattaaattaaatttcataatcatatgattttataatatatatatatatatattataattatctattaaattaaatttcataatcatatgattttataatcatttgtatcttgttataacaaaaatttaagcCATTGACCACAAAAGTTTCCAAtttgaaactttattttatttaatttatgttcatttaaaatatatatatatattatataccaaaaattgaaaatttaataatttagtagtttaatttattttcataatataaattaaacaaaaagaagaggatacacaaattgttatcaaatctttattattcaaaatcattaattgtcatatatatttcatcatattaggtaattacttatattttatttaaggaaagaaagaggaatatttttataaataagtaattaattttattgttagtttaataaaaaaaatatatatttagatgaaccaacatatttctctaaagaTTGTAAGAGTCATTGTGGTTGATTGGTTGGGCTGTAACAAGTGAATTTAGCTTCACTTTCTATGTACAACCATAAAAATTATCAATCATGATTTATGTAGTTTTTAAAGCTAAAGTCAAAAATTAAGTTATGATTGTAGAAGCtattttttctaaagaaaaaaaaatattgatgtaGGAATATCTTAACTGTCTAGTATTGTTCTCATTTAATTTCTATGGCTACATTAGTTACATATACATCAAAAAATTCTACAGACTAGATGTAGTTGATGACACATGGCAACACtcaaatattgtaatatttctcttttaatatataagaaaatatagtttaatttaaatgatatatatatatatatatatttattataattatctattaaattaaatttcataatcatatgattttatgatcatttgtatattgttataacaaaaatttaagtCATTGACCACAAAAGTTTCCAATTTGAAactttagttttttaatttatgttcattttttaaaaataaaatatattatatacaaaaaatttctaaaatttaataatttaatagtttaatttattttcataatataaattaaacaaaaagaagaggatacacaaattgttatcaaatctttattattcaaaatcattaattgtcctATATATGTtgtcatattaggtaattccttatattttatttaaggaaagaaaaaagaatatttttataatttagtaattaattttattgttagtttaataaaaataataatatatatttagatgaaccaacatatttctctaaagattctaagaGTCATTTTGGCTGATTTGTTGGGCTGTAACAAATGAATTTAGCTTTACTTTCTATGTACAGCCATAAAAATTATCAATCATCATTTATGTAGTTTTTAAATCTAAAGTCAAAATCAAAGTTATGATtctagaagtttttttttctaaagaaaaaaatattgatgtaGGAATTTCTTTCCTTTCTAGTAGGTCTGGGCATccgggtcttcgggtcgggtCTTGTCGGGTCCGGATCCGGGTCCTTCGGATCCTAGCAATTTAGACCCATATAGGTACCTATAATTTTTCGGATCGGTTCCGGATCGGGTCTTGTCGAGTTTtggtcggttcgggtctataatttcaatacccgtaaaatacccaaaattttcgGGTATATTTCAGATCtgggtcggttcgggtatttaggacccgaaataGACCTGAAATACTCGAATTGGACccgaaaactctaaaaatacccgaaaaaccgcaaaaatacccaaaaatgtatccaaaatcaaacccaaaaacccaaaacataCTCGAATTTTACccgaattatattttctaaaaatctaaaattttactcgaaacctacaattatacccgaaaatccaaactcagaacttttaaaaaaatccgaaataccaaaaatatacccaATCACCCAAATATGCCTagtatatacaattatttgcGGGTTCTTCGGGTATCCGAACGGGTCTCGGGTAGGACCCGTGATGTGCCCCAGATCGAGCTGGTCGAGCTAAATCAAAGTGACACTCTATTGGATGAGCTGAATACTCAAGTGAGCTGGACTGACACTATCCTGGACGAGCTGAGCAGGACTGACACTCACTTGGACAAGCTGAGCAAGCAGGTTCGATCTTCTGAGCTGGTTCGACCATCCGAGAAGCTGGAAAtggctaaccttctttctgatgaaccaacgACCAATTCAATCATGCCAAAGGTGATTATCCATGTTCTAAATGTCCAAGAAAGCCTTGGACTTGATggttttcaaaaagattcaaaaacagACTTGTTTGGGCCAAATGGAGAAACCGGGAAAAATTGGTTAAGGAaaaaaagatggatttcgaccATACCTTAAAGAGACATGTCTTGGCCCATATCAGGAGCATATTCTTCACTTTTCAAAGTCCTGGTCGTGGCTATATCAAGAGGCagtccaagtttcagtcaaagactttatttagtcaagtctttgtttctattttcaatgccttgtttttagcacattcttctttggatttctacaacttgtaatcctataaataggGCCTATGAGCCACGAAATAAAGCATTCATTTTTcccttttatttgagtttatctctttgtagaacacttttcgtttcttggtgaggttatctccgagTAAACAAATCTCTATTTCGTTGGACATGTGCGTCATATCAGACAACGTTTAGAAATCCTTATGttggtggacttgtgagtcatatcaagcaccaactgaagtctggtagtatcattgggccatccgcAACCCATTGTGTCACCATTGAATCTATCAGTTCTCCCTTTTGACGAGTTCATATCCCTTTTG
The window above is part of the Brassica napus cultivar Da-Ae chromosome C3, Da-Ae, whole genome shotgun sequence genome. Proteins encoded here:
- the LOC106358866 gene encoding integrin-linked protein kinase 1-like codes for the protein MVTRDEKHDTLLFTPATAVRYALDIARGMNYLHEIKGDPIIHRDLEPSNILRDDTGHLKVADFAVSKLVTVKEDKPLTFLDTSCRYIAPEVFTSDEYDTKADVFSFALIVQEMIEGRIPFAEKEDSEASEAYACKERPSFKAPSKHYPHGLKSLIEECWLDKPAKRPTFRAIIKRLESILHHMGHKRQWRIKPLTCFQKFEHKKKHNWDVSSADGSSSGSHL